From the Paenibacillus sp. FSL H8-0548 genome, one window contains:
- a CDS encoding EpsG family protein: MLLYIGIFAVLATLSWIEIFNGASIKKNQRFFITVVATFFLVLSAIRWERGTDWSPYYEYFISIQSIDLGSNDRFELGYKYLNYIVNLISDNYTVFLAICALIVYAFQKKAILNFSFLNLKRSINQDVNLKYENEYPMTMLLIIWTLYLGNVFVVRSTIAYIILFFSIIYIRERRLLLFLVFVTIAALFHRSAIIFLPAYYLYHIRLNKRLIVLVIMLLPLVIYLADDGMLLLTKVLGGSYEYKVNNYLYISNAGNSLSGVINNFLLVGLFILMYFKKFKSNSDQFRGMFNLFLFGVLLYLGTYINSTSLTRIALPYMMTQIVLIPYVFKWIKNPGIKLLVFGVLILYLISRNFSVISTYWDLYIPFKSIFDMDTNVIIY; this comes from the coding sequence ATGCTTTTATATATTGGTATCTTTGCTGTTTTAGCTACATTATCATGGATTGAAATATTCAATGGGGCATCAATTAAAAAAAATCAACGCTTCTTTATCACGGTGGTAGCTACATTTTTTTTAGTCTTATCAGCAATAAGATGGGAAAGAGGGACAGACTGGAGTCCTTATTATGAATATTTCATAAGCATACAAAGTATTGATTTGGGCTCAAATGATAGATTTGAATTAGGTTATAAATATTTGAATTATATTGTTAATTTGATATCTGACAATTATACAGTCTTCCTGGCCATATGCGCTTTAATTGTATATGCATTTCAGAAGAAGGCTATACTTAACTTTAGTTTTCTGAATCTAAAAAGGTCTATTAACCAAGATGTTAATTTAAAGTATGAAAACGAATATCCAATGACTATGTTATTAATTATATGGACGTTATATCTTGGAAACGTATTTGTTGTTAGAAGTACCATCGCATATATTATACTATTTTTCTCAATAATATATATCCGTGAGAGAAGGTTGCTACTATTTTTAGTTTTTGTGACTATTGCGGCACTATTTCATAGATCGGCTATAATTTTTCTTCCTGCATATTATTTATATCATATAAGGCTAAATAAGCGACTTATTGTACTTGTTATTATGTTGTTGCCGTTAGTAATTTATTTAGCTGATGATGGAATGTTATTGCTGACTAAGGTATTAGGGGGTAGTTACGAATATAAAGTGAATAACTACCTATATATTTCAAATGCGGGAAACAGTCTTTCAGGAGTAATTAATAATTTCCTTTTAGTTGGTTTATTCATACTTATGTATTTTAAAAAATTCAAATCCAACAGCGATCAATTTAGAGGTATGTTTAATTTATTTTTATTTGGAGTCTTATTATATTTAGGCACATACATTAATTCTACATCATTAACCAGAATTGCTCTGCCGTATATGATGACACAAATTGTATTAATACCGTATGTGTTTAAATGGATTAAGAACCCTGGTATTAAGTTATTAGTATTTGGAGTTCTGATTCTATATTTAATATCGAGAAACTTCTCTGTTATATCTACTTATTGGGATCTTTATATTCCATTTAAGTCAATATTCGATATGGATACTAATGTGATTATTTATTGA
- a CDS encoding sugar phosphate nucleotidyltransferase, giving the protein MNIILLSGGSGKRLWPLSNDTRSKQFLKLLKNTSGEFESMVQRIYGQIQKAGIEANIVIATGKSQIDSIRSQLGAAVDIVLEPERRDTFPAIALSSAYLALEKNMSPEDVILVLPVDPYVSVEYFMNLSEMEKEVKKGIYDIVLMGVKPTYPSEKYGYIVPEANGNIGNNFIVERFTEKPNSERAKELIEEGAFWNSGVFAFKLGFLMNIVKQQLEFKSFEELNRNYAQLKKISFDYEVVEKASSIAMVPYNGEWKDLGTWNTLTEEMDGNYLGCATIDEESVDTHIINELDIPVIALGVKDLVIVASHDGILVSDKEASARLKSYVENLDQRPMYEERQWGNYKVLDFTTYEDGTSSLTRSLFIWAGKSISYHYHTNKDEIWTVVNGSGELVENGHVRNVRIGEVIYINKGTVHSIKADTNLRIIEVQIGKELFDTDIEY; this is encoded by the coding sequence TTGAACATTATCTTATTATCAGGTGGTTCTGGTAAAAGGCTGTGGCCTTTATCTAATGACACTAGATCTAAACAGTTCCTGAAATTGTTGAAAAATACAAGCGGCGAGTTTGAGTCTATGGTTCAGCGTATTTATGGACAAATTCAAAAGGCAGGTATTGAGGCAAATATTGTAATTGCTACGGGGAAATCGCAAATCGATTCTATAAGGAGTCAACTTGGGGCGGCAGTTGACATTGTATTAGAGCCGGAGAGAAGAGATACATTTCCGGCTATTGCATTATCATCTGCCTACCTTGCATTGGAGAAGAATATGTCTCCGGAAGATGTAATATTAGTTCTACCAGTAGATCCTTATGTGAGTGTTGAATATTTTATGAATTTAAGTGAGATGGAGAAAGAGGTTAAAAAAGGGATTTATGACATAGTTTTAATGGGAGTTAAACCGACCTATCCATCAGAAAAATATGGTTATATTGTTCCTGAGGCAAATGGGAATATAGGAAACAATTTTATAGTTGAACGTTTTACAGAAAAACCAAACTCAGAAAGAGCTAAGGAATTAATTGAAGAAGGAGCCTTTTGGAATAGCGGCGTTTTTGCATTCAAACTTGGTTTTCTTATGAATATCGTTAAACAACAGTTGGAGTTTAAAAGTTTTGAAGAGTTGAATAGGAACTATGCTCAACTTAAAAAGATTAGTTTTGATTATGAGGTAGTAGAGAAGGCTTCTTCTATTGCAATGGTGCCTTATAATGGTGAATGGAAGGACCTTGGTACTTGGAATACATTAACTGAAGAAATGGATGGGAATTATTTAGGATGCGCAACTATTGATGAAGAAAGTGTTGATACGCATATAATTAATGAATTGGATATTCCTGTTATTGCTCTTGGAGTCAAGGATTTGGTAATTGTAGCTAGTCATGATGGTATTCTTGTTTCAGATAAAGAGGCTAGCGCTCGATTAAAATCTTATGTCGAAAACTTGGATCAAAGACCAATGTATGAAGAGCGGCAATGGGGAAATTATAAAGTGCTTGATTTTACCACCTATGAAGATGGTACTTCGTCATTGACGAGAAGTTTATTTATTTGGGCGGGCAAATCTATTAGCTACCATTATCATACAAATAAAGATGAAATTTGGACAGTAGTTAATGGTAGCGGTGAACTAGTGGAAAATGGTCACGTACGTAATGTGAGAATAGGTGAAGTTATTTATATAAATAAGGGAACGGTTCATTCAATTAAAGCAGATACTAACTTGAGAATTATTGAGGTTCAAATAGGAAAAGAGTTGTTTGATACTGATATTGAATATTAG
- a CDS encoding glycosyltransferase, protein MKILILNDYLVYGGAEVQTLREKQILEHNGNEVYLMTFDENFPEDDVLYNIGNHYINIPINYSSIRRNYHRFGLFNIKLDLLSKIQENIERISPDIIHINNINKEPFTIYEAIKGYNVVQTLRDYSAVCPKGTCIKPDGSICEGSAYNNCKTVCADNIVKKLRFTLWGRINKKRKVSIGNYISPSLKLTEICRRNGYHIRCINNSFDFKKYEQYEKNTDFENKKYLFYGAINSKKGVLELIDAFQIFQKDKKVELLIAGKLFEDIEDTFRKKIEGCKKIRYLGVLDYSEMINTLESVHTIVVPSVWMENYPNTVLEGLSMRILVIGSNRGGIPEMLDNGRGFTFDVYKIEGIINALKKSYNLSEDEYNLIVEANRDYTIKNNSLDQYSTRLMMCFNEIVERDSRIN, encoded by the coding sequence ATGAAAATACTAATATTGAATGACTATTTAGTATATGGTGGAGCCGAAGTGCAGACTTTAAGAGAGAAGCAAATACTTGAGCATAACGGAAACGAAGTATATCTAATGACATTTGACGAAAATTTCCCAGAAGATGATGTGCTTTATAACATAGGCAACCATTATATCAATATTCCTATAAATTATAGTTCGATTAGAAGAAATTATCATAGATTTGGATTGTTTAATATAAAGTTAGATTTATTGAGTAAAATTCAAGAAAATATTGAAAGAATATCACCAGACATTATTCATATAAACAATATAAATAAAGAACCGTTTACTATATATGAGGCTATAAAAGGATATAATGTTGTGCAAACGTTGCGTGATTATTCAGCAGTTTGTCCAAAAGGGACCTGTATAAAACCAGATGGCTCAATTTGTGAAGGTTCCGCTTATAACAACTGTAAAACGGTATGCGCAGATAATATTGTTAAGAAGTTAAGATTTACTTTATGGGGAAGAATAAACAAAAAAAGAAAAGTGAGCATAGGTAATTATATATCGCCCAGCTTGAAACTTACAGAAATTTGTAGGAGAAATGGCTACCATATTAGATGCATAAATAATTCGTTTGATTTTAAAAAATACGAGCAGTATGAAAAAAATACTGATTTTGAAAACAAAAAGTATCTTTTTTATGGAGCAATTAATAGTAAAAAGGGAGTATTGGAGTTAATTGATGCATTTCAGATATTTCAAAAAGATAAAAAGGTCGAGCTATTAATTGCCGGTAAGCTTTTTGAGGATATTGAAGATACATTTCGCAAGAAAATTGAAGGATGTAAAAAAATTAGATATTTAGGGGTTTTAGATTATTCAGAAATGATAAATACTTTGGAAAGCGTTCATACCATTGTAGTTCCATCTGTTTGGATGGAAAACTATCCCAATACAGTTCTTGAAGGCCTTTCAATGAGGATCTTGGTTATAGGTAGCAATCGAGGTGGAATCCCGGAAATGCTGGATAACGGAAGGGGTTTCACTTTTGATGTATACAAAATTGAGGGAATTATTAATGCTCTAAAAAAGTCTTATAATTTATCAGAGGATGAATATAATCTGATTGTAGAGGCTAACAGGGACTATACTATTAAAAATAATTCGCTAGATCAATATAGCACACGATTAATGATGTGCTTTAACGAAATAGTTGAGAGAGATTCTCGTATTAATTGA
- a CDS encoding ATP-grasp fold amidoligase family protein produces the protein MRFLDRLTSVIKNPGKIVIYADFKGWLRRLPDKIYLKLMYRIRIGKSLNLENPKSFNEKLQWLKLHDHQSVYTDYVDKFEVRKYIAASIGQQYTIPLIGVYESFENIDFDQLPDAFVLKCTHDSGGVIVCKEKENFNIEAARNKIDKCLKTNFYYNGREWPYKNVKPRIICEKYMVDELNKELIDYKFMCFNGEVKCSFVCLNRDLPSGLNVDFYDMDWNPMPFERYYSNSGTEISKPKNFDKMVEFAERLSKGIPFLRVDFYEVNGQLYFGELTFFPGSGFERFMPSSYDDLLGSWIDLSLQNENMK, from the coding sequence ATGAGATTTTTAGATAGGTTAACATCAGTTATTAAAAACCCAGGGAAAATTGTTATTTACGCTGATTTCAAAGGCTGGCTCAGGCGTTTACCAGATAAAATATATTTGAAGCTAATGTATCGTATTAGAATAGGTAAAAGTCTAAATTTAGAAAATCCGAAATCTTTTAATGAAAAACTACAATGGTTGAAGCTTCATGATCATCAATCGGTATACACTGACTACGTTGATAAATTTGAAGTGCGCAAATATATTGCAGCCTCAATTGGTCAGCAATATACAATACCACTTATTGGAGTGTATGAGAGTTTTGAGAACATAGATTTCGACCAATTGCCTGACGCTTTTGTATTAAAGTGTACTCACGATTCAGGTGGAGTAATAGTCTGTAAAGAAAAAGAAAACTTTAATATTGAGGCTGCAAGGAACAAGATAGATAAATGTTTAAAAACAAATTTTTATTATAATGGAAGAGAGTGGCCCTATAAAAATGTGAAACCCCGTATTATATGTGAGAAGTATATGGTAGATGAATTAAACAAAGAGCTTATTGACTATAAATTCATGTGTTTTAATGGCGAAGTAAAGTGTTCTTTTGTTTGTTTAAATAGAGACTTGCCGTCTGGTCTAAATGTTGACTTTTACGATATGGATTGGAATCCCATGCCATTTGAGAGATACTATTCAAATAGTGGAACGGAAATTAGCAAGCCAAAGAACTTTGACAAAATGGTTGAGTTCGCTGAAAGGTTATCCAAGGGTATTCCGTTTTTGAGGGTAGACTTTTACGAAGTTAACGGACAACTATATTTTGGGGAACTAACATTCTTCCCGGGTTCTGGATTTGAAAGGTTTATGCCGAGCTCTTATGATGATCTACTGGGTAGTTGGATAGACTTATCTTTACAGAATGAGAACATGAAATAA
- a CDS encoding lipopolysaccharide biosynthesis protein codes for MDNNDISKKIGKAAKWSTITEIAAKLVTPVTSMILARLLAPEAFGIITSISMIVSLADMFSDAGFQKFLVQHEFKNEEEKNKNVNVAFWSNLGLSIFLWGLIAIFCKPIAELVGNPGLEIALIVAAVQLPLTSFSSIQMALFKRDFNFKSLFLVRIVSVFIPFAISIPLALLGYGFWALIIGSICGQLSNAILLTVKSKWRPRLFYRLAILKKMLSFSLWSLVEAISIWLTLWIDALIIGNALDSYYLGLYKTSLNMVNALMGIVTASFIPILFSALSRLQNDELGFNKMFNSIQKLVAYLVLPIGLGLYLYSDIATQIMLGDQWAEANKIIGIWALTSSILIVSSNFNSEVYRSKGRPQLSFAAQMIHLAFLIPVCLISLKSGFWDLVYSRALIRLESVVTGIIIMKFIIKFPIRNIFNNIGKPIMCTLLMGCLVMILRQLSQSMVWSILSIIICVIVYVITVVLVARKDVKTFLGFANKKF; via the coding sequence TTGGACAATAATGATATATCAAAGAAAATAGGTAAAGCGGCAAAATGGTCTACAATTACTGAAATAGCCGCGAAACTAGTAACACCTGTTACAAGTATGATATTAGCAAGGCTATTAGCCCCAGAAGCATTTGGTATTATAACAAGTATAAGTATGATTGTTAGTTTAGCAGATATGTTTAGTGATGCTGGATTTCAAAAGTTTCTAGTACAACATGAATTTAAAAATGAAGAAGAGAAAAACAAAAATGTAAATGTAGCTTTTTGGTCTAATCTCGGCCTATCGATATTTCTATGGGGATTAATAGCTATATTTTGTAAACCAATAGCGGAGCTGGTGGGAAATCCAGGGTTAGAAATAGCACTTATAGTTGCTGCGGTTCAATTGCCTTTAACATCTTTTTCAAGTATACAAATGGCGCTCTTTAAACGTGACTTTAATTTTAAATCACTCTTTTTGGTTCGCATTGTCTCCGTGTTTATACCTTTTGCTATATCGATACCATTGGCCCTATTGGGATATGGTTTTTGGGCACTAATAATAGGTAGTATTTGCGGACAATTATCAAATGCAATTTTACTGACTGTAAAATCTAAATGGAGACCAAGGCTATTTTACAGACTTGCAATATTGAAGAAAATGCTATCTTTTAGCTTATGGTCATTGGTTGAGGCAATTTCGATCTGGTTGACATTGTGGATTGATGCGTTGATTATCGGTAATGCATTGGATTCATATTATCTGGGATTGTATAAAACTTCTCTAAATATGGTTAACGCGCTTATGGGAATAGTAACCGCTTCATTTATTCCTATATTATTTTCTGCGCTGTCTAGGCTTCAAAATGACGAATTAGGGTTTAATAAGATGTTTAACAGTATTCAAAAATTAGTAGCATATTTAGTTCTTCCAATTGGGCTTGGTTTATATCTATATAGTGATATAGCTACTCAAATAATGCTTGGTGATCAATGGGCCGAGGCCAATAAAATCATTGGAATTTGGGCGCTAACATCCTCTATATTAATTGTTTCTTCAAACTTCAATAGTGAAGTTTATAGATCGAAGGGTAGACCCCAGCTATCCTTTGCAGCACAAATGATACATTTAGCATTTTTAATACCGGTTTGTTTAATTAGTCTGAAATCAGGGTTTTGGGATCTGGTTTATTCAAGGGCATTAATCAGATTGGAGAGTGTAGTAACCGGAATTATCATAATGAAATTCATTATTAAATTCCCGATAAGAAATATATTTAATAATATAGGTAAACCAATTATGTGTACTCTGTTGATGGGGTGTTTAGTAATGATATTAAGACAGCTATCACAATCAATGGTTTGGAGCATTCTATCAATAATAATTTGTGTAATTGTGTATGTTATTACTGTTGTCTTAGTTGCTCGAAAAGATGTTAAAACTTTTCTTGGGTTTGCAAATAAGAAGTTCTAG
- a CDS encoding GDP-mannose 4,6-dehydratase, translating into MTTIVVTGGAGFIGSHLCEALLQKGHKVINIDCFNDYYDPAIKRNNVMETQQLVEKLKLADDCYTVEEGDLRDIDFLNRVFEENQVDMIVHLAAYAGVRPSIQNPVLYTDVNINGTVNLLEMSKKHNIKSFVFASSSSVYGNNTKVPFSEEDVVDFPISPYAATKKAGELLCHTYHSLYNINMACLRFFTVYGPRQRPDLAIHKFTKLISEGRPIPYYGDGSSERDYTYIEDIIDGVIKAVEWASEGEKKYEVFNLGESNTINLKRMVEAIEDALGRNAEINKMPMQPGDVNRTFADVSKAKKVLGYKPSWHFEDGISKFVEWMKSVENI; encoded by the coding sequence ATGACCACAATCGTTGTTACAGGGGGAGCTGGCTTTATTGGCTCTCACCTATGCGAAGCTTTACTGCAAAAAGGGCATAAGGTAATTAATATTGATTGCTTCAATGATTATTATGACCCAGCAATTAAAAGAAACAATGTTATGGAAACGCAACAATTAGTTGAGAAGCTCAAGCTAGCTGATGATTGTTATACGGTAGAAGAGGGAGATCTTCGGGATATCGATTTTTTGAATCGTGTATTTGAAGAAAATCAAGTGGATATGATTGTACATCTTGCAGCCTATGCAGGAGTAAGACCTTCTATACAAAATCCGGTTCTTTACACTGACGTTAATATTAATGGAACGGTAAACCTTCTAGAAATGAGTAAAAAGCACAATATAAAGAGCTTTGTATTTGCTTCTTCTTCCTCTGTCTATGGAAACAACACGAAGGTGCCATTCTCTGAGGAAGATGTTGTCGATTTCCCTATCTCTCCTTACGCTGCAACTAAAAAAGCAGGAGAACTTCTATGCCATACTTATCATAGTTTATACAATATTAATATGGCTTGCTTGCGATTTTTTACTGTATATGGTCCAAGACAACGTCCGGATCTTGCGATACATAAGTTTACAAAGTTAATTTCTGAAGGGCGGCCTATTCCTTACTATGGTGACGGTTCTTCGGAGAGAGACTATACCTATATTGAAGATATTATCGATGGGGTTATTAAGGCTGTCGAATGGGCAAGTGAAGGTGAAAAGAAATATGAAGTATTTAACCTCGGGGAGTCAAATACGATCAACCTGAAAAGAATGGTCGAAGCAATAGAGGACGCTCTAGGGAGAAATGCTGAAATCAATAAAATGCCTATGCAGCCTGGAGACGTGAATCGGACTTTTGCGGATGTGAGTAAAGCGAAAAAAGTGCTGGGCTATAAACCATCTTGGCATTTTGAAGATGGAATTAGTAAGTTTGTTGAATGGATGAAATCGGTGGAAAACATTTAA
- a CDS encoding acyltransferase, giving the protein MLQKIIYRLKRKLIFNKLKRTKGLTFGTKLKVIDSPIVDIRNGGKIVMGNNVTLNSRNKGYHINMHSPVKLYADRPNAEIIIGDNTRIHGTCIHAYEKISIGKNCLIAANTQIIDGSGHDLSFDNPSNRINTIGDSNPVVIKNNVWIGANSIILPGVTIGEGSVIAAGSVVTRNIPPMVVAGGNPAKVIKSVDSINVFE; this is encoded by the coding sequence ATGTTACAAAAAATCATATATCGACTTAAAAGAAAATTAATCTTTAATAAGCTCAAGAGAACTAAAGGACTCACATTTGGTACAAAACTAAAAGTAATTGACTCCCCAATTGTGGATATTAGAAATGGAGGAAAGATAGTAATGGGAAATAATGTAACATTAAATTCTAGAAACAAGGGCTATCACATTAACATGCATTCACCCGTTAAGCTATATGCAGATAGACCCAACGCTGAAATAATTATAGGTGATAATACAAGAATTCATGGTACTTGTATTCACGCCTATGAGAAAATTTCAATAGGAAAGAATTGCTTGATTGCTGCCAATACTCAAATCATAGATGGTAGTGGCCATGATTTGTCTTTCGATAATCCCTCTAATCGTATTAATACAATTGGTGATTCTAATCCTGTTGTTATCAAAAATAACGTTTGGATTGGTGCTAATTCTATTATTCTTCCAGGCGTAACCATTGGAGAAGGTAGTGTAATAGCAGCTGGTAGCGTTGTAACAAGAAACATTCCCCCTATGGTAGTTGCTGGGGGCAATCCTGCTAAAGTAATAAAAAGTGTCGATTCTATTAATGTTTTCGAGTAA
- a CDS encoding stalk domain-containing protein, whose translation MKQSRILSIFLVAMMLSSVFAAAVSAATTTIKVKTQQIGLQFDGQALKLPDGQYSFIYEGRTYVPIRYISYALQKSVHWDGAKAAVSEPTEKELAALKKQLQSAAAGSQKPQASVEIAIQPVKASLVFDGKTASLPSGQSIYNYKGSIYVPIRFLSESVGTQISFDPITKTVSGESAAYRAGQGTGGGAVDGGTTGNAGSGGTGGGVVKPTYEQITADTELKLAALKESCWATLTDIGLQYLAASAVDQPSIKEKGLQKLNNCSVKFEAIMSDATAKLTTNGYSTDIIATYRDTFNKELEAGRALAEGIA comes from the coding sequence ATGAAACAGTCACGTATATTATCTATTTTTCTTGTTGCTATGATGCTATCTTCCGTATTTGCTGCCGCTGTATCGGCAGCGACGACAACAATCAAGGTCAAGACACAGCAGATTGGTCTGCAATTTGATGGACAAGCGCTTAAACTGCCTGACGGTCAGTATTCTTTTATATATGAAGGACGTACTTATGTGCCAATCCGTTATATCTCTTACGCGCTGCAAAAATCTGTGCACTGGGATGGCGCGAAGGCTGCAGTCTCAGAGCCGACAGAGAAAGAGCTTGCTGCGCTGAAGAAGCAGCTTCAAAGTGCAGCTGCGGGCAGCCAGAAGCCACAGGCAAGTGTTGAAATTGCGATTCAGCCTGTAAAGGCATCGTTGGTATTCGATGGGAAGACGGCATCCTTGCCGAGTGGGCAATCCATTTATAACTACAAAGGCTCTATCTATGTGCCGATTCGCTTCTTGTCTGAGTCAGTAGGGACGCAGATTAGCTTTGACCCTATTACGAAGACAGTTAGTGGAGAGTCTGCTGCATATCGAGCTGGGCAAGGAACAGGTGGAGGCGCCGTCGACGGTGGTACTACTGGTAATGCTGGCAGTGGCGGAACAGGCGGCGGAGTGGTTAAACCGACTTATGAGCAAATTACAGCAGATACCGAATTAAAGCTTGCTGCTTTGAAAGAAAGCTGCTGGGCGACTCTGACGGATATTGGTCTTCAATACCTGGCGGCAAGTGCTGTGGATCAACCTAGCATTAAGGAAAAAGGGCTTCAGAAGCTGAACAATTGCTCTGTAAAGTTTGAGGCGATTATGTCAGATGCTACAGCTAAGCTGACAACAAACGGATATAGCACGGATATTATTGCTACTTACCGTGATACCTTCAACAAAGAGCTGGAAGCAGGAAGAGCTCTTGCGGAGGGCATAGCTTAA
- a CDS encoding VanZ family protein, which yields MNKTNKWMPTILWGLLLVGWLGLLFLFSSQTYEQQSIQPFLRSHFSYEQLVSWLPDVTITYRTSVVNSHDRPYSFIEFLFRKGAHLFVYAVFAAMLYMFLRALSRGRWFISMVITLLVAIAVPALDEWNQLGSDERTGSATDIVLDFAGGCVGLLVCLCILGLVRLWRLRSRKRSSYRL from the coding sequence TTGAATAAAACGAATAAGTGGATGCCAACTATTTTATGGGGATTATTGCTTGTTGGATGGCTCGGGCTCTTGTTCCTATTCTCGTCTCAGACGTATGAGCAGCAAAGTATTCAGCCCTTTCTTCGCAGTCATTTTAGCTATGAACAGCTTGTAAGCTGGCTGCCTGATGTTACGATTACTTATCGAACCAGCGTCGTTAATTCTCACGATCGGCCATATAGCTTTATTGAATTCTTATTTCGCAAAGGTGCGCACTTGTTTGTATACGCAGTATTTGCTGCCATGCTTTATATGTTCCTGCGTGCTCTGAGCCGCGGCCGCTGGTTCATTTCGATGGTTATTACGCTATTAGTAGCGATAGCTGTTCCCGCTTTGGACGAGTGGAACCAGCTTGGCTCTGATGAGCGTACGGGCAGCGCGACAGATATTGTGCTTGATTTTGCCGGTGGATGTGTAGGATTGCTTGTCTGTTTATGTATTTTGGGATTGGTGAGATTGTGGCGATTGCGATCACGGAAACGGTCCTCATATCGATTATAA
- a CDS encoding copper amine oxidase N-terminal domain-containing protein, whose amino-acid sequence MKNIVQHAIALNSGTALDKDGIVWTWGNRRNMPYSGKPDKLRTKIDAQPATRQLSLKINSAYVASNPGPIQMNGVTLVPLRVLFESIGAKVNYVNDKITISYGKQVLEIKVYDTKAVMNGKNLKMNAAPTSYQGKTYVPVRFISEALGAAVEWDPADSCVVLKLPIAASK is encoded by the coding sequence TTGAAGAACATTGTTCAGCATGCCATTGCCCTAAATAGCGGTACTGCCTTGGATAAGGATGGCATCGTTTGGACATGGGGTAATCGTCGTAATATGCCTTATAGCGGGAAGCCGGACAAATTGAGAACCAAGATTGACGCGCAGCCAGCAACGCGACAGCTGTCATTAAAAATTAACAGTGCGTATGTCGCTTCGAATCCCGGTCCCATCCAAATGAACGGGGTCACCCTCGTGCCGCTGCGTGTATTATTCGAGTCGATAGGCGCAAAGGTTAACTATGTTAACGACAAGATTACGATCTCTTATGGCAAACAAGTGCTAGAGATAAAGGTATATGATACAAAGGCTGTAATGAACGGGAAAAATCTCAAAATGAATGCAGCGCCAACGTCTTATCAGGGTAAAACGTATGTGCCTGTCAGGTTTATTTCAGAAGCCCTTGGTGCGGCTGTCGAGTGGGATCCCGCGGACAGCTGTGTCGTTTTAAAGCTGCCTATAGCAGCTTCTAAGTGA
- a CDS encoding acyltransferase, which produces MLSLPFFSNRQQSYSKYVVKRICRIYFPFLAALLIAILMREIVYVSKLTNLTSYYNNMWVIPPNVSSIIHHLLFVGNYNTTRYDPILWTLVHEMRISLLFPFIMFIIVKSSWKLGLPLALALSIGAEILLENVETRYMTNFVISLHYASFFIIGALLAKYQKELKSAFSRIKGWRLMLLLVIGLCFYSFKWIGYGEDFHDMLMPHGGDWMTAIGASIFIVAALSSVRLSRHLQRKPLLFLGKISYSLYLYHMIVLLSLVHLLNSELETTFIVILAFVASFGMAALSYYFIELPSIRLGKWLTGWGKKTNTAADKHGARVSSNL; this is translated from the coding sequence GTGCTTTCCCTACCGTTCTTCAGCAATCGTCAGCAATCGTATTCGAAATATGTAGTTAAGCGAATTTGCCGTATTTACTTTCCGTTCCTCGCTGCCTTGCTTATCGCCATATTAATGAGGGAAATCGTCTACGTGTCGAAGCTGACGAACTTGACGAGCTATTATAATAATATGTGGGTGATCCCTCCGAATGTGAGCTCGATCATTCATCATTTGCTGTTTGTTGGGAACTACAATACGACGAGATACGACCCGATTCTGTGGACGCTCGTTCATGAAATGCGCATCTCGCTATTATTCCCGTTTATTATGTTTATCATTGTAAAGAGCAGTTGGAAGCTGGGTCTGCCGCTAGCTCTTGCTTTATCCATTGGTGCGGAAATATTGCTCGAAAATGTTGAGACACGATATATGACAAACTTTGTGATCTCGCTGCATTATGCCTCCTTCTTTATTATAGGTGCGCTGCTTGCAAAATATCAGAAAGAGCTGAAGTCAGCATTTTCTCGAATAAAAGGTTGGCGGCTCATGCTGCTGCTTGTTATCGGACTTTGCTTCTATTCGTTCAAATGGATCGGTTATGGCGAAGATTTCCATGATATGCTCATGCCGCACGGCGGCGATTGGATGACGGCTATAGGCGCTTCGATATTTATTGTTGCAGCGCTATCCTCTGTACGTTTATCCAGGCATCTACAGCGAAAACCATTACTTTTTTTGGGAAAAATCTCATACAGCCTTTACTTGTATCATATGATTGTGCTGTTGTCGCTCGTTCATCTGCTGAATAGCGAGCTGGAAACAACATTTATCGTCATACTCGCCTTTGTTGCCTCGTTCGGAATGGCAGCGCTAAGCTACTATTTCATTGAGCTGCCATCCATTCGTTTAGGCAAGTGGTTAACGGGCTGGGGAAAAAAAACGAATACAGCTGCTGACAAGCACGGAGCCCGTGTATCCTCCAATTTATAA